A stretch of Tenrec ecaudatus isolate mTenEca1 chromosome 2, mTenEca1.hap1, whole genome shotgun sequence DNA encodes these proteins:
- the TMED7 gene encoding transmembrane emp24 domain-containing protein 7 produces MSGLGSAHRLAAAAGRWWGCRLLALLLLVPGPGGASEITFELPDNAKQCFYEDITQGTKCTLEFQVITGGHYDVDCRLEDPDGNVLYKEMKKQYDSFTFTATKNGTYKFCFSNEFSTFTHKTVYFDFQVGEDPPLFPSENRVSALTQMESACVSIHEALKSVIDYQTHFRLREAQGRSRAEDLNTRVAYWSVGEALILLVVSIGQVFLLKSFFSDKRTTTTRVGS; encoded by the exons ATGTCGGGGTTAGGGTCCGCGCACCGCTTGGCGGCCGCCGCGGGCCGTTGGTGGGGATGCAGACTGCTCGCGTTGCTGCTGCTGGTTCCGGGGCCCGGCGGAGCCTCAGAGATCACCTTCGAGCTGCCCGACAATGCCAAGCAGTGCTTCTACGAGGACATCACCCAGGGCACTAAGTGCACCCTCGAGTTCCAG GTAATCACTGGAGGTCACTATGATGTAGATTGTCGATTGGAAGATCCTGACGGGAACGTGTTATACAAGGAGATGAAGAAACAGTATGATAGTTTTACCTTCACAGCCACCAAAAATGGGACATACAAATTTTGCTTCAGCAATGAGTTTTCAACTTTTACACACAAAACCGTATATTTTGATTTTCAAGTTGGAGAAGATCCACCTTTGTTTCCTAGTGAGAATCGAGTCAGTGCTCTTACGCAG ATGGAATCTGCCTGTGTTTCAATTCATGAAGCTCTGAAGTCTGTCATCGACTATCAGACTCATTTCCGACTGCGAGAAGCTCAAGGCCGAAGCCGAGCAGAAGATCTAAATACAAGAGTGGCCTATTGGTCCGTAGGAGAAGCCCTCATTCTTCTGGTGGTTAGCATAGGGCAGGTATTTCTTCTGAAAAGCTTTTTCTCAGATAAAAGAACCACCACAACTCGTGTTGGATCATAA